The genomic region GCCTCGCCCACAAAAACGCGGATAGGTTCACTTTCTTTGTGTCGACCAGAGTTGGCGCTTTAGCGCCTTACTCTGGTCCCAAGCAAAGAAAGTGACCCCCGCCCCGAGGAGGGGCAGCCTAATAGACCGACACGAACAATAAGCACCCAAAAAAACCGCGCAAGCTACAACATCCGCGCAATCAAAGAAAGCAAAACCGAAAGCAAAATCGTGGACATAAAAGGAAACGAATACTCCCGTCCAAAAATCCGCAAATTAAAATCCCCGGGCAACCGCCCGATACCAAACTTCCGAAGCCAGGGCATCGACCCCGACAGCACGGCAAGTGCGATAAACGTAGTGAGTACCCAGCGGATCATGACCGCGCCCTCATAGCGTATGCGACCGATCGCCAACGGCAAAAGCATCGACGGTCCCGTCGATTCCGCGCGAAAACGCGATCACCTTGAAAAGCTCGCCCATTTCCGCTTCGGAAAGCAGCTTCTGCACGGCATTCGCAGCAGGCAGAAAGCGTTTGACGTCACTCGGATCGAAAGCGCCGAGAACATCGGTAATACCTGAATTCATCAGGAACCGCGCCTGCGACGTAAAGCCGAGCAAATCCGCGCCCGCCTCGACGCCCGCTTCCGCAATGCCGGAAAACTCGACGTGGGCGGTAATGTCCTGCAATCCCGGATAAAGAAACGGATCCGCGTGCGCGCGATGCCGGTAATGACACATCAACGTGCCCGTCGCTCGCTGCGCATGGTAAAACTCGCGGCGCGGAAAGCCATAGTCGGTAAAAAACGCCGCGCCGCGCGTAATCATCGTGCAAACCGTCTTCGTGAATCCGAGCGCCGCCTCATGCGTCTCGGTGACGTAGTCCGCCGAAAGCTCGTCCTCGATGGCGGCGTCAATCAGTTCCACGTGCGCATCCGGCTCGATTGCGCGGTCTTCGAACGCAAAGCCGTCGTTCAGCGCGACGACGCCGCGCTCATGCCACGCGCCCAGCTTGCGCACGACGAGGCGAACCGGCATCGCGTCCAGCACCTCGTTGCCGATCGCCACGCCCTCGAACGCTTCGGGCAACGCATCGAGCCACTGCACCTTGCCGGCGAGCGCGCCCGCGCGCGCGTCGATCGTCGCGCGCTGACGATCCCGCAATTCGCCCGACAACTCGACGATCTCGTAGCTGTCGATGTCCACGTTCATCTCGGCAAGCGCGGTCAAAAGACCCGCCGCGAGCTTGCCCGTGCCCGCGCCGAACTCCATCAGCCGCCGCGTGCCGCTCTGCTGCAATGCCTGAGCGACCGGGCGCGCGAGCGTCGCCGCGAAAAGCGGCGACAGTTCCGGCGCGGTGATGAAATCGCTGCCGTCCTCGGCGCGGCGGCCGAATTTCATCGCACCGCCGCTGTAGTAGCCAAGGCCGGGCGCGTAAAGCGCGAGTTCCATGTATCGGTCGAACGGCAGCCAGCCGCCCGCCGCCGCGATGCGCGCGCGGATCGTCGCGCACAGGGCTTCTGACTGCGCGAGCGCGTCGGCGCCCGGAGCAGGTAAACTATCGGTTGGTCGATTCGGATTCATCCCAGTATTGTAAATGAGCGCCTCTACGCCGCTTTCTCCCGCGAATTCGCCGTCTTTCGGCTCCATCTCGCCGCTGTCGCAGTCGCCGTCAGGCCGGCGTCCGCGCGCCGTGCTCGTGACCGGCGCGGGAAAGCGCATCGGGCGGGGCATCGCGCTCGCGTTCGCGCAGCAAGGCTGGAACGTCGGCGTGCACCACGGCCGCTCGGAACGCGAAGCGCACGAAACCGTCGCGCAAATCGAGGCGCTCGGGCGCCGCGCGGTCGCGCTCAAAGCGGATCTCGCCGTGGAAGCAGAAGTCGCGCGGCTCGTGCCCGCGTGCGTCGAAGCGTTCGGCGCGTTGCAATGCGTGGTGAACTGCGCATCCCGTTTCGACGAAGACACCGCCGCCGATTTCGGCTACGCGAAGCTCCTGCAGATGACCGCCGTGAACCTCGCCGCGCCGCTCACGCTCGCTCGCGCGCTGCACGAAGCGACGCCCGATGCCGCCGAAGCCGACGAATCCCAGCGCGCCGTCGTCATCAACGTGCTCGACCAGAAGCTCTACAACATGAACCCGGACTATCTGTCCTACACGCTCACGAAGGCCGCGCTCGACACCGCGACCGTCGCGCTCGCGCAGGCGCTCGGTCCAAAGCTGCGCGTGGTCGGCCTCGCGCCGGGACTCACGCTCATTTCCGCCGGACAAACGCCCGCGTCGTTCGAAGCGGCGCATCGCGTGACGCCGCTCAAGCGTTCATCGACGGTCGATGATGTCGCAGAGGCCGCGTGCTATCTGGCCAGCGCGAACGGCGTGACCGGCACGACGCTCGTCGTCGATGGCGGGCAGCATCTCGTGCCGAGCCCGCGCGACGTGATGTACATGATCGGCGCGCAAAAGCCTTAACCCTGGAATGACACTCATGCTTGCCGCACTTTCGCATCCCCGGCTGACCGATTGCCGGCGGCTCTTTCTGCGCAACTACGAAGTGCGCATCAATATCGGCGTGCACGACTTCGAAAAACGCGGCGAGCAGCGCGTCGTGTTCAACGTCGAACTGTTCGTGCCGCTGGCGCTCTCGACGCCCGTCGCGGACAAGCTCGCAGAGGTCGTCGACTACGACTTCATGCGCTCGACCATCGCCGAGCGCGTGAAGCGCGGCCACATTCATTTGCAGGAAACGCTGTGCGACGACGTCGCCGCGGCGCTGCTCGCGCATCCGAACGTGCGCGCGGTGGCCGTATCGACGGAAAAGCCCGACGTCTATCCCGACTGCGACGCGGTGGGCGTCGAAGTCTTTCGCATCAAAGAGGAACGAGCATGAACGCGCGCGAAGCCATCGATCACGCAGGCGAGGAAGCACGCGAGGAAGCACACGAAGAGAAGCCCGCGCGCGAGGCGCTCACGCGGCGCCAGCAGAAGGAAGCCTACGAGAACAACAAGCTCTTCAAGCGGATCGCGCGGCAGGTCGGCCAGGCCATCGGCGACTTCAACATGATCGAGGAAGGCGACAAGGTGATGGTCTGCCTCTCGGGCGGCAAGGACAGCTACGCGATGCTCGACGTGCTGATGCGCCTTCGCGAGCGCGCACCGATTCACTTCGACATCGTCGCTGTCAATCTGGATCAGAAGCAACCGGGCTTTCCCGAGGACGTGCTGCCCGACTATCTGACGAAGCTCGATATTCCGTTCCACATCGAGAATCAGGATACGTACAGCATCGTCAAGCGACTGGTTCCGGAAGGCAAGACAACGTGCTCGCTGTGCTCGCGGCTGCGTCGCGGCATTCTGTATCGCGTGGCCGGCGAGCTCGGCGCGACGAAGATCGCGCTCGGGCATCATCGCGACGACATTCTCCAGACGCTGCTGCTCAATATGTTCTACGGCGGCAAGCTGAAGGGCATGCCGCCCAAGCTGCAATCGGACGACGGCCGGAATGTCGTGATCCGCCCGCTTGCCTACGTGAAGGAAACGGACCTCGAAAAGTACGCCGAACTGCGCGAATTTCCGATCATTCCGTGCAACCTGTGCGGCAGCCAGCCGAATCTGAAGCGCGCCGAAATGAAGGCGCTGATTCGCGAATGGGACAAGCGTTTCCCCGGCCGCATCGAGAACATGTTCAACGCGCTGTCGAACGTCGTGCCCTCGCATCTGATGGACCGGCAACTTTTTCCGTTCACGAGCCTGCGCGCAACCGGCGAGGCGGACGCGCAGGGCGACATCGCGTTCGACGAAGAACCGTGCGCAAGCGAACCGTCAGCACCGGCGAACGCCATTTCAATTGTTCAGTTCGACGACCTGTAAAAGCTCGCGGCTCACGCCCGAAAACGCGGTTTTTCGGGGCATTTCAGTAAAAATGTGCGTGCTATATTGGCGCGATTTTCGAACTTCAAGACTAGATCGATGAACATCGTGATTCTGGCTGCCGGCATGGGCAAGCGCATGCGCTCCGCCTTGCCGAAAGTGCTTCATCCACTCGCGGGCCGGCCGCTTCTCGCGCATGTCATCGACACCGCGCGCACGCTGTCGCCTACGCGCCTCGTGGTCGTCATCGGGCATGGCGCGGAGAAAGTGCGCGAAGCCGTCGGCGCGCCGGACGTGCAATTCGCCGTGCAGGACCAGCAGCTCGGCACCGGCCACGCCGTCCAGCAGGCGCTGCCGCTTCTGGACCCGTCCGTGCCGACGCTCGTGCTCTACGGCGACGTGCCGCTCACGCGCGCAAGCACGTTGCAGCGCCTGCTCGATGCCGCCGGCGGCGAACGCTACGGCGTGCTGACCGTCACGGTGGACAACCCGGTGGGCTACGGCCGCATCGTGCGCGATGCGAGCGGCGCGGTGCAAAGGATCGTCGAGCAGAAGGACGCGAACGACGAAGAGAAGCGCATCACGGAAATCAACACGGGCATCGTCGTATCGCCGACGCGCACGCTCGAAGCGTGGCTCGGCTCGCTGAAGAACGACAACGCGCAAGGCGAGTTCTATCTGACCGATGTGGTCGAGCGCGCGATCGAGGCGGGCGTCGAAGTCGTCACCGCGCAGCCGGACGCCGAATGGGAAACGCTCGGCGTGAACAGCAAGGTGCAGCTCGCGGAACTGGAGCGCATCCATCAGCGCAACGTCGCGCACGCGCTGCTGGAGGCGGGCGTGACGCTCGCCGATCCCGCGCGCATCGACGTGCGCGGCACGCTCGAGTGCGGCGCGGATGTGTCGATCGACGTGAACTGCGTGTTCGAAGGCCGCGTGACGCTCGCGGACAACGTGAGCATCGGGCCGAACTGCGTGATCCGCGACGCGGTCATCGGTGCCGGCACGCGCGTCGATGCGTACACGCATATCGAAGGCGGCACGGCGGGCGCGAACGTCGTGCTCGGGCCGTATGCGCGCCTGCGTCCGGGCGCGGTGCTCGCCGACGAAGTGCATGTGGGCAACTTCGTCGAAGTGAAGAACGCGGCGATGGGCCGCGGCTCGAAGGCGAACCACCTGAGCTATATCGGCGATTCGGATGTCGGCGCGCGCGTGAACGTGGGCGCGGGCACGATCACCTGCAATTACGACGGCGCGAACAAGCATCGCACGGTCATCGGCGACGACGTGTTCATCGGCTCGGACACGCAACTCGTCGCGCCGGTGCGCGTCGGGCGCGGCGTGACCATCGCGGCGGGCACGACCGTCTGGAAGGATGTCGGCGACGGCGAGCTCGTGCTGAACGAGAAGCGTCAGGTGAGCAGGACCGACTACGTTCGTCCGGTCAAGAAGAAACGTTGAAAGCGCGCGGGCCGGGCCGGTGAAGGTCCGGCCCTTTTCGATTGTGCGTTCGAGTTAAGACATCAAAGGGAAAACGCCATGTGCGGAATTGTCGGCGCGGTTGCGCAACGTAACATCGTCTCGGTGCTCGTCGAAGGATTGCGGCGGCTCGAATATCGCGGCTACGACTCGTGCGGCGTCGCCGTGCTTAGCAATGGCGAGCCGCGCCGCGCGCGCAGCGTCGCGCGCGTGTCCGATCTCGACGCGCAAGTGAAGGACACCGGCCTCGGCGGCATGACGGGCATCGCGCACACGCGCTGGGCGACGCATGGCGCGCCCGTCACCAGCAACGCGCATCCGATCTTTTCGCGCGATACGGTGGCGCTCGTGCACAACGGCATCATCGAGAATTACGAGTCGCTGCGCACGATGCTGCGCGACAAGGGTTACGAGTTCGTGTCGCAGACGGATACGGAAGTCATCGCGCATCTGATTCACAGCATGTATCGCGGCGACCTGTTCCAGACCGTGCGCGATGCCGTGAAGCTGCTGCACGGCGCGTATGCGATCGCGGTGATCCACAAGGACCAGCCGCATACGGTGGTGGGCGCGCGTCAGGGCTCGCCGCTGGTGGTGGGCATCGGCGAGGGCGAGAACTTTCTGGCCTCCGATGCGCTCGCGTTGGCGGGCAGCACGGATCGCTTCGCGTTCCTCGAAGAAGGCGATGTCGTCGAGATCGCGCTCGATGGCGTGAAGATCGTCGATCGCGACGGCCTGCCCGCGCAACGCGAAGTGCGCGTAGTGACGGCTTATGGCGGCGCGGTCGAGCTCGGGCCGTATCGCCATTTCATGCAGAAGGAAATCTTCGAGCAGCCGCGTGCGATCACCGACACGATCCCGCAAGCCGACAGTTTCGACGCGAGCCTCTTCGGGGAAGGCGCGAAAGAGGCGTTCGCGGGCATTGACAGCCTGCTGATTCTGGCTTGCGGCACGAGCTATTACTCGGGGCTGACGGCGAAGTACTGGCTCGAATCCATCGCGAAGATTCCGACGCAGGTCGAGATCGCGAGCGAGTACCGGTACCGCGAGTCGGTGCCGAATCCGAAGGCGCTCGTCGTCGTCATATCGCAATCGGGCGAAACCGCCGACACGCTCGCCGCGCTCAAGCACGCGCAGTCGCTCGGCCACACGCACACGCTCGCGGTCTGCAACGTCGCGACGAGTGCGATGGTGCGTCAGACCGAGCTGGCCTTTCTCACTCACGCGGGCACGGAAATCGGCGTGGCGTCGACGAAGGCGTTCACGACGCAGCTCGTCGGCCTGTTCGTGCTGGCAGTGACGCTCGCGAAGATGCGCGGTCACGTCGATGCGAAGCAGGAAGCGGCGTATGTCGGGCAGTTGCGTCATTTGCCGGCGGGACTGAACGCGGTGCTGGCGCTGGAGCCGCAGATCATCGCGTGGTCGGAGGAGTTCGCGCGCAAGGAAAACGCGCTCTTCCTCGGGCGCGGGCTGCATTATCCGATCGCGCTCGAAGGCGCGCTCAAGCTCAAGGAAATTTCGTATATCCACGCGGAGGCGTATCCGGCGGGCGAACTGAAGCACGGGCCGCTCGCGCTCGTGACCGAGGCGATGCCGGTCGTGACGGTCGCGCCGAACGACGCGCTGCTCGAAAAGCTCAAGTCGAACATGCAGGAAGTGCGGGCGCGCGGCGGCGAGCTGTACGTGTTCGCGGATGCGGATACGCGCATCGTCAGCGAGGACGGGATTCATGTCATCCGCATGCCGGAACACTATGGCGCGTTGTCGCCGATCCTGCATGTGGTGCCGCTGCAATTGCTGGCGTATCACACGGCTTGCGCGCGGGGGACGGATGTCGACAAGCCGCGCAATCTGGCGAAGTCGGTGACGGTGGAGTGAGGGTAGCGTCGGCGTTTTTGCCAACACCTTCCCTGAAAGCGCCTCTTCGGAGGCGCTTTTTCTTTGTCCTCTTGATCGACGCCCAAGCCAGCCTCTGTGGACAACCCTGTGCCCACT from Caballeronia sp. Lep1P3 harbors:
- a CDS encoding dihydroneopterin aldolase → MLAALSHPRLTDCRRLFLRNYEVRINIGVHDFEKRGEQRVVFNVELFVPLALSTPVADKLAEVVDYDFMRSTIAERVKRGHIHLQETLCDDVAAALLAHPNVRAVAVSTEKPDVYPDCDAVGVEVFRIKEERA
- a CDS encoding DUF2905 domain-containing protein, with the translated sequence MIRWVLTTFIALAVLSGSMPWLRKFGIGRLPGDFNLRIFGREYSFPFMSTILLSVLLSLIARML
- the glmU gene encoding bifunctional UDP-N-acetylglucosamine diphosphorylase/glucosamine-1-phosphate N-acetyltransferase GlmU — translated: MNIVILAAGMGKRMRSALPKVLHPLAGRPLLAHVIDTARTLSPTRLVVVIGHGAEKVREAVGAPDVQFAVQDQQLGTGHAVQQALPLLDPSVPTLVLYGDVPLTRASTLQRLLDAAGGERYGVLTVTVDNPVGYGRIVRDASGAVQRIVEQKDANDEEKRITEINTGIVVSPTRTLEAWLGSLKNDNAQGEFYLTDVVERAIEAGVEVVTAQPDAEWETLGVNSKVQLAELERIHQRNVAHALLEAGVTLADPARIDVRGTLECGADVSIDVNCVFEGRVTLADNVSIGPNCVIRDAVIGAGTRVDAYTHIEGGTAGANVVLGPYARLRPGAVLADEVHVGNFVEVKNAAMGRGSKANHLSYIGDSDVGARVNVGAGTITCNYDGANKHRTVIGDDVFIGSDTQLVAPVRVGRGVTIAAGTTVWKDVGDGELVLNEKRQVSRTDYVRPVKKKR
- a CDS encoding class I SAM-dependent methyltransferase, which produces MNPNRPTDSLPAPGADALAQSEALCATIRARIAAAGGWLPFDRYMELALYAPGLGYYSGGAMKFGRRAEDGSDFITAPELSPLFAATLARPVAQALQQSGTRRLMEFGAGTGKLAAGLLTALAEMNVDIDSYEIVELSGELRDRQRATIDARAGALAGKVQWLDALPEAFEGVAIGNEVLDAMPVRLVVRKLGAWHERGVVALNDGFAFEDRAIEPDAHVELIDAAIEDELSADYVTETHEAALGFTKTVCTMITRGAAFFTDYGFPRREFYHAQRATGTLMCHYRHRAHADPFLYPGLQDITAHVEFSGIAEAGVEAGADLLGFTSQARFLMNSGITDVLGAFDPSDVKRFLPAANAVQKLLSEAEMGELFKVIAFSRGIDGTVDAFAVGDRSHTL
- the ttcA gene encoding tRNA 2-thiocytidine(32) synthetase TtcA: MNAREAIDHAGEEAREEAHEEKPAREALTRRQQKEAYENNKLFKRIARQVGQAIGDFNMIEEGDKVMVCLSGGKDSYAMLDVLMRLRERAPIHFDIVAVNLDQKQPGFPEDVLPDYLTKLDIPFHIENQDTYSIVKRLVPEGKTTCSLCSRLRRGILYRVAGELGATKIALGHHRDDILQTLLLNMFYGGKLKGMPPKLQSDDGRNVVIRPLAYVKETDLEKYAELREFPIIPCNLCGSQPNLKRAEMKALIREWDKRFPGRIENMFNALSNVVPSHLMDRQLFPFTSLRATGEADAQGDIAFDEEPCASEPSAPANAISIVQFDDL
- a CDS encoding SDR family oxidoreductase: MSASTPLSPANSPSFGSISPLSQSPSGRRPRAVLVTGAGKRIGRGIALAFAQQGWNVGVHHGRSEREAHETVAQIEALGRRAVALKADLAVEAEVARLVPACVEAFGALQCVVNCASRFDEDTAADFGYAKLLQMTAVNLAAPLTLARALHEATPDAAEADESQRAVVINVLDQKLYNMNPDYLSYTLTKAALDTATVALAQALGPKLRVVGLAPGLTLISAGQTPASFEAAHRVTPLKRSSTVDDVAEAACYLASANGVTGTTLVVDGGQHLVPSPRDVMYMIGAQKP
- the glmS gene encoding glutamine--fructose-6-phosphate transaminase (isomerizing), whose product is MCGIVGAVAQRNIVSVLVEGLRRLEYRGYDSCGVAVLSNGEPRRARSVARVSDLDAQVKDTGLGGMTGIAHTRWATHGAPVTSNAHPIFSRDTVALVHNGIIENYESLRTMLRDKGYEFVSQTDTEVIAHLIHSMYRGDLFQTVRDAVKLLHGAYAIAVIHKDQPHTVVGARQGSPLVVGIGEGENFLASDALALAGSTDRFAFLEEGDVVEIALDGVKIVDRDGLPAQREVRVVTAYGGAVELGPYRHFMQKEIFEQPRAITDTIPQADSFDASLFGEGAKEAFAGIDSLLILACGTSYYSGLTAKYWLESIAKIPTQVEIASEYRYRESVPNPKALVVVISQSGETADTLAALKHAQSLGHTHTLAVCNVATSAMVRQTELAFLTHAGTEIGVASTKAFTTQLVGLFVLAVTLAKMRGHVDAKQEAAYVGQLRHLPAGLNAVLALEPQIIAWSEEFARKENALFLGRGLHYPIALEGALKLKEISYIHAEAYPAGELKHGPLALVTEAMPVVTVAPNDALLEKLKSNMQEVRARGGELYVFADADTRIVSEDGIHVIRMPEHYGALSPILHVVPLQLLAYHTACARGTDVDKPRNLAKSVTVE